In Desulfovibrio desulfuricans DSM 642, the sequence CTTGGGCAAGATTGTTGCGCAAACTGTATTGCACAGAGTTCTGCTAAATATCTCCAATATTTTTCCATTACTATTGACTTTAACAACTTTATAATACCAGACATTGATTACGCTGGGTAGGCAGAAAGAAAAAGCAAGTGATATCGTTCGCTCAATTTATTACAACTTTGAAGATTTGCATCTTGTGCTCTCCATATTCATGTCAGAATCAGAAGCTATATAAAATTTTTGAGTAATTATTTAAGCCGTTACTACATAGACGAATTCTTATTCAATAGACGCAAAATCAGTTTTTGGACAACTTCCAGATACGGGTGTTTTTCTCCTGCGTCCCTCATCAATAGATTCACCTCGCGAATATTCTCCTACCCAGCTGCATAAGGTTATAGTGTCTTTAATACCCAGCCCTTCATAATGCTCTTTAACTATTGCCTCCTTCAGCATAGCGTTTTGCTGCCATCTATTTGAATCCTTAACGGTAGAACAAGCGTCACTCAAAAGCGATGCTATGTGGGGCTACACCAAGGACGGGGCAAGCCTGCGAATGGGGTTTACGCCAACGCCAGGACAAGGCAGGCATGTATTTGTTGAAATTGAAGTTGCAATGTGGATAGTATTTTGTATATATTAAAATATTAAATTTTTTATTATTCTTTTTTTGATAACGACTTCAAGGGGGCCATTATGTCGAACTTGCCTGATTGCTGCGTGGCTCATGTCTATTGCCCCGAGAATGGCGCACCTGTCCGCATACAGCCTCTTTCTGAACATTTGCGGAATGTTGCTGCCCTGACATCATCAGCGGCAGCCAAGGTCGGGTTGCCCCTGACAGGTCATCTGGTTGGCTTGCTGCATGATTTTGGCAAGTATTCAAAAGAATTTCAGAATTATATCCTTTCCGCTGCTGGCTGCATTACTCCTGGTGAGCCGGGCTACACCGATCCCATAACTTGCAAAGGGAAGATTAATCATGCTTTTGCTGGAGGGCAGCTCCTCTGGAAGGGTCTGCAAGGCAATGATACGAAAAAGGCGATCGCCCGGATGATTGCATTGTGTATTCTGTCCCACCATTCAGGGTTAAAAGATTGCATAACCCCAGACGGCAAGGACGCATTTACACAGAATTACATGGCCCGTCCTGAGGAAAAAACACATCGTGAGCAGTGCGTTGAGCGGTGCGATCAAGCATTCCTTGAAGAGATAGAAAATGAAATCTCGAATGCGCTTTTATCGGAAGTGCGAGCAGTTCTGATGAAGTTGCGTGATCGAGTCATGAGCAAGCAGCCAGCAAGTGCGGATATCAATGACCAACGAGACTGCGCAAACAGCCGCGATTTTCAGCTTGGATTACTGGCGCGTTTTTTATTCAGTTGCCTGATTGATGCGGATCGTACTGACAGTGCAGATTTTGAAGACCGGAAAGGGGCGAAAATTCGGCGCAGCGTGGTCAGGCGTCCTTGGAATGTCCTGGTGCCGCGTTTTGAAGCAGCCTTGGCCCAAAAGACCCCGCAACATGCCATCGACCACATCCGGGGCGATATTTCTGCCCATTGCGCGCAGCGTGCCCAGGATGCGCCGGGTATGTTTACTCTCACTGTGCCCACTGGCGGGGGCAAAACGCTGGCCAGCCTTCGTTTTGCCCTGCTGCACGCGCAAAAGCACCAGATGGACAGAATTATCTATGTTATTCCTTATACATCCATTATTGATCAAAATGCCGCTGTAGCCCGGAAAATTCTTGAGCAGGGTGAAGCCCCTGGATCCATAGTGCTTGAGCACCATTCCAATTTTTTCCCTGATGAAGATTCTGACGCTGAAGAAGTCGTCAGTCGATGGGAAAAATTGTCCGAAAATTGGGATGCTCCCGTGGTCTTTACCACAATGGTGCAGTTTCTTGAGAGCCTGTTTGGCGCAGGCACTAGCTCCGCCCGCCGCATGCATAATCTTGCGCGTAGTGTGATAGTGTTTGATGAAGTGCAGACTGTCCCTGTGCGCTGCTTACGCATGTTTTGCAACGCTGTGGATTTTTTGACCGGGCAATGCGGCTCTACTGCAGTGCTTTGCACTGCCACGCAGCCGAGGCTGGGCAATCTGCCGCGACCTTTGAGCGGCAGCTTTGATATAAAGCCCGACATGGAAATTGTGCCAGATGTGCCTGCCCTGTTTACATGCCTCAAGCGCACAGTTTTTTTTGACCACTGCCACACCGGCATGAGTGCAGAAAATGTGGCCGCACTAGCGCAAGAAGAGCAACAAACCCACGGTTCATGCTTGGTGGTTTGCAATACCAAGCGAACGGCAGAAAATATTTATGCGCTTTGCGCCGAACATGAAGGCGTAAACCGCTACTATCTTAGCACCAATCTTTGCCCGGCACACCGCATGGAAAAGCTTGAGGCCATGCGCGCCGATTTGAAAAAAGGCCGCCCTGTACTTTGTGTTAGCACTCAACTCATTGAATGTGGCGTGGATATCAGTTTTCGATCTGTTATTCGCATGGCTGCA encodes:
- a CDS encoding CRISPR-associated helicase/endonuclease Cas3; translation: MSNLPDCCVAHVYCPENGAPVRIQPLSEHLRNVAALTSSAAAKVGLPLTGHLVGLLHDFGKYSKEFQNYILSAAGCITPGEPGYTDPITCKGKINHAFAGGQLLWKGLQGNDTKKAIARMIALCILSHHSGLKDCITPDGKDAFTQNYMARPEEKTHREQCVERCDQAFLEEIENEISNALLSEVRAVLMKLRDRVMSKQPASADINDQRDCANSRDFQLGLLARFLFSCLIDADRTDSADFEDRKGAKIRRSVVRRPWNVLVPRFEAALAQKTPQHAIDHIRGDISAHCAQRAQDAPGMFTLTVPTGGGKTLASLRFALLHAQKHQMDRIIYVIPYTSIIDQNAAVARKILEQGEAPGSIVLEHHSNFFPDEDSDAEEVVSRWEKLSENWDAPVVFTTMVQFLESLFGAGTSSARRMHNLARSVIVFDEVQTVPVRCLRMFCNAVDFLTGQCGSTAVLCTATQPRLGNLPRPLSGSFDIKPDMEIVPDVPALFTCLKRTVFFDHCHTGMSAENVAALAQEEQQTHGSCLVVCNTKRTAENIYALCAEHEGVNRYYLSTNLCPAHRMEKLEAMRADLKKGRPVLCVSTQLIECGVDISFRSVIRMAAGLDSILQAAGRCNRHGEKEPGRVHIVLVEADAENLAWLKDIKDGRDIFLDTVRIKYEQELLESGYDFTMPQLVATYFDHYFYRKGAALSYAAGDCNSLLDMLGSNQFAVINNPFPTLGQSFSTAAKIFKSIDSTSKSILVPYKDGGGIIAALCSTDLLYKKYELLRKAQRFSVNIFPHTERELIQKNALYPIQDSGMFALRPNFYCNDQGVSAQSGQKLSFCNY